In Treponema sp. OMZ 798, the following proteins share a genomic window:
- a CDS encoding Eco57I restriction-modification methylase domain-containing protein yields MYYTPQYIVRYIVDNTIGIKIRGKTPEDIAKLKVVDPACGSGSFLVEAYQELLNYHLDYYSNEKERKAALKNGYIYEAGKNVYKLTIEEKQRILLNSIYGVDIDGQAVEVTKLSLYLKLLENEGSETQGQLFKFSDLTLLPSLDSNIKCGNSLVGSDYYNEKDLSLFDDEAMRKINTFDWDKEFPEVFAQGGFDCVIGNPPYLRVQGLREYYTEESKYYEQVYKSATGRFDFYILFMEKGFKLLNKDGVQSFILPNKFINSDFGSGIRQFIYENHALNSIVHFESHLVFNTASVYTCIIGLSHNNTDFKFIKTEPEKITDKLFFDILPFDILQDNGAWHLSASADTSLIQKLQLQKMMVKHIFKGIFQGIVSGDNKAFYLSDCNLKEEFIVGYNSLCRRFIYR; encoded by the coding sequence GTGTACTATACGCCTCAATACATTGTCCGCTACATTGTTGATAATACAATCGGTATAAAGATAAGGGGAAAAACTCCCGAAGATATTGCAAAGCTGAAAGTTGTAGACCCTGCCTGCGGTTCAGGCTCCTTCCTTGTGGAAGCCTATCAAGAGCTGCTTAATTATCATTTGGACTATTATTCAAATGAAAAGGAGCGGAAGGCTGCGCTAAAAAACGGTTATATTTATGAAGCAGGAAAAAATGTATATAAGCTTACCATTGAAGAAAAACAGAGAATATTGCTTAACAGTATTTACGGAGTTGATATAGACGGTCAGGCTGTTGAAGTTACCAAATTGTCGCTTTACTTAAAACTTTTGGAAAACGAAGGCAGCGAAACACAGGGACAGCTTTTTAAGTTTTCGGATCTTACACTATTGCCCTCACTCGATTCAAATATCAAATGCGGCAACAGCCTCGTCGGTTCCGACTATTATAACGAAAAAGATTTAAGCCTTTTTGATGATGAAGCCATGCGGAAAATCAACACCTTTGACTGGGACAAGGAATTCCCCGAAGTCTTTGCTCAAGGCGGCTTTGACTGTGTGATAGGGAATCCGCCGTATCTTAGAGTACAAGGATTGCGTGAATATTATACGGAGGAATCAAAATACTATGAGCAGGTATATAAATCTGCAACCGGACGCTTTGATTTTTATATACTTTTTATGGAAAAAGGTTTTAAATTGCTTAATAAGGATGGAGTACAATCATTTATTCTTCCTAATAAATTTATCAATAGTGATTTCGGCTCAGGTATTAGACAATTTATATATGAAAATCATGCATTGAACAGTATCGTTCATTTTGAATCACATCTTGTATTCAATACGGCTTCTGTTTATACCTGTATTATTGGACTTTCACACAACAATACCGACTTTAAATTTATAAAAACCGAGCCTGAAAAAATAACAGATAAACTATTTTTTGATATTTTACCTTTTGATATTTTGCAAGACAATGGAGCTTGGCATTTATCTGCTTCAGCTGATACTTCACTCATTCAAAAATTACAATTACAAAAGATGATGGTAAAACATATTTTCAAAGGTATCTTTCAGGGAATAGTGAGTGGAGATAATAAAGCTTTTTATCTTTCCGATTGTAATCTAAAAGAAGAATTTATTGTTGGTTATAATTCTTTGTGCAGAAGATTTATTTACCGGTAA
- a CDS encoding type I restriction endonuclease, with amino-acid sequence MNILDEHIIGLTKLTDLFEQNKKQYNAAAYDEANTRTDFIDKFFELLGWDISNTQGYSEQYREVVREDKVTIEGKVKAPDYAFRIGGVRKFFVEAKKPSVNIKDDLEPAFQVRRYGYTAKLPLCILTDFEEFAVYDTRIKPSPSDKPSTARIFYCTFDEYQKNFDFIFNTFSKEAILKGSFDSYIQENKNKKGTSEVDKELLKLIESWRTDIAKNIALRNPSLSIYHLNVAVQKIIDRIIFLRIAEDKEMEEYGLLKKITESGAVYQKLQAVFDKANAKYNSGLFKPHDWLRNLTIDDAVLSSIINGLYYPECPYEFSILPVEILGNIYEQFLGKTIKFRNVKGGHTALI; translated from the coding sequence ATGAATATTTTAGATGAACATATAATCGGTCTTACAAAATTAACTGATCTGTTTGAACAAAATAAAAAACAGTATAATGCAGCGGCTTATGATGAAGCAAATACCCGCACTGATTTTATAGATAAGTTTTTTGAGCTTTTGGGCTGGGATATCAGTAATACACAAGGTTATTCCGAGCAGTATCGCGAGGTTGTGCGTGAAGACAAGGTAACAATCGAAGGTAAAGTTAAGGCTCCCGATTATGCGTTTAGGATAGGCGGAGTGAGAAAGTTTTTTGTAGAAGCGAAAAAGCCTAGCGTTAATATCAAAGATGACCTTGAGCCTGCTTTTCAGGTAAGGCGGTACGGCTATACGGCAAAGCTGCCCCTGTGTATTCTCACCGACTTTGAAGAATTTGCCGTGTACGATACACGCATAAAACCTTCGCCTTCCGATAAACCGAGTACGGCCCGTATTTTTTATTGCACCTTTGATGAATATCAAAAGAATTTCGATTTTATTTTTAACACCTTTTCAAAAGAGGCAATTTTAAAGGGCAGCTTTGATTCCTATATTCAAGAAAATAAAAATAAAAAGGGCACTTCCGAAGTCGACAAAGAATTACTAAAGCTGATTGAAAGCTGGCGGACGGACATTGCAAAGAATATTGCCTTACGCAATCCTTCTTTAAGCATTTACCATTTAAATGTTGCCGTACAAAAAATTATCGACCGTATTATTTTCTTGCGGATTGCAGAAGATAAAGAAATGGAAGAGTACGGACTTCTTAAAAAAATAACGGAAAGCGGTGCGGTATACCAAAAGCTGCAAGCTGTGTTTGACAAGGCAAATGCAAAGTACAATTCCGGTCTTTTTAAACCGCATGATTGGCTTCGGAATCTGACGATTGACGATGCGGTTCTTTCTTCCATTATAAACGGGCTGTATTACCCTGAATGTCCTTATGAGTTTTCTATTTTACCCGTAGAAATTCTCGGTAATATTTACGAGCAGTTTTTAGGAAAGACCATTAAATTCCGCAATGTAAAAGGCGGACACACCGCCCTTATCTAA
- a CDS encoding TetR/AcrR family transcriptional regulator, translated as MRDVKEPEIRRAEIMNAAMLLFMEKGYTNTTTQDIVDKVNISRGLLYYHFKNKEDILYCLVEQYSDKLLKDIHIITYDDKTAIEKIRSFMNATIISSENISAEGTVLQKTVDLKENQYMIDKLSHKLVEKLTIYFEKIINQGITEKVFFVKYPSETAEFLMTAYVFVSNNISIRYSKKEPVNDYLNAFKIMLEQSLNTKKLFSNQKKIECL; from the coding sequence ATGAGAGATGTAAAAGAACCTGAAATACGGCGTGCCGAGATTATGAATGCGGCAATGCTGCTTTTTATGGAGAAAGGATATACTAACACAACAACTCAGGATATAGTCGATAAAGTAAATATATCAAGAGGGTTGTTATATTATCACTTTAAGAATAAAGAGGATATCTTATATTGTCTTGTAGAACAATATTCAGATAAACTATTGAAAGATATTCACATTATTACCTATGATGATAAAACTGCCATAGAAAAAATCAGATCATTTATGAATGCCACCATTATATCTTCGGAAAATATTTCGGCAGAGGGTACAGTGCTACAAAAAACAGTTGACCTTAAAGAAAATCAATATATGATAGATAAGTTATCCCATAAGCTTGTTGAAAAACTGACAATATATTTTGAAAAGATTATAAATCAAGGAATAACGGAAAAAGTTTTTTTTGTAAAATATCCATCAGAAACAGCAGAATTTCTTATGACAGCTTATGTTTTTGTTTCAAATAACATAAGTATAAGATATTCGAAAAAAGAACCTGTTAATGACTACTTAAACGCATTTAAGATAATGCTTGAACAAAGTTTAAATACGAAAAAGCTCTTTAGTAATCAAAAAAAAATAGAATGTTTGTAA
- a CDS encoding ABC transporter ATP-binding protein: protein MLEIKNFSKFYGNKKAVENLSASVQSGDIYGFIGANGAGKTTTIKAVVGIHDFENGSITIDGHSIKEEPVICKKMMAYIPDNPDLYEHLTGFQYINFIADLFEVSTEIRRERIQRYGDLFEMTKHLSGMISSYSHGMKQRTAIISALVHSPKLLILDEPFVGLDPKATFLLKKIMHECVSDGGAIFFSTHVLDVAEKLCNKIAIIKTGKLIASGNTEEVKGNKSLETFFMEVQDNEQNLDTN, encoded by the coding sequence ATGTTAGAGATAAAGAATTTTAGTAAATTCTATGGGAACAAAAAGGCTGTTGAAAACTTATCCGCTTCAGTACAGTCCGGAGATATTTATGGATTCATTGGTGCAAATGGAGCCGGAAAAACTACAACGATAAAAGCGGTAGTTGGGATTCATGATTTTGAGAATGGAAGTATAACGATTGACGGGCATTCCATTAAAGAGGAGCCTGTTATTTGTAAAAAAATGATGGCATACATTCCGGATAATCCGGATTTATATGAACATCTGACAGGATTTCAGTACATCAATTTTATTGCAGATTTATTTGAAGTTTCTACTGAGATACGCAGAGAAAGAATCCAGAGATACGGCGATTTATTTGAAATGACGAAACATCTTTCGGGAATGATATCTTCGTATTCACATGGCATGAAGCAAAGAACGGCGATTATTTCTGCACTGGTGCATTCTCCAAAGTTACTAATTTTAGATGAACCTTTTGTTGGACTTGATCCGAAAGCAACTTTTCTACTAAAGAAAATAATGCACGAATGCGTATCAGATGGAGGAGCCATTTTCTTTTCAACACATGTATTGGATGTTGCAGAAAAATTATGTAATAAAATTGCAATTATAAAAACCGGAAAGTTAATAGCGAGCGGAAATACAGAAGAAGTCAAAGGCAATAAATCTTTGGAAACTTTTTTCATGGAGGTGCAGGATAATGAGCAAAATTTGGATACTAATTAA
- a CDS encoding DUF1648 domain-containing protein — protein MKDGLLKDVLVLVVIMVVIFIICLFLPEKIPVHFNAKGIPDMYVNKFYLLFATVVPYSAYRKFVRGRKNRKLSE, from the coding sequence ATGAAAGATGGACTGTTAAAAGATGTCTTGGTGTTGGTGGTAATAATGGTTGTAATATTTATTATTTGCTTATTTCTCCCGGAGAAAATTCCTGTTCATTTCAATGCAAAAGGAATCCCTGATATGTATGTGAATAAATTTTATCTTTTATTTGCCACAGTCGTTCCTTACTCTGCATACCGGAAATTTGTACGAGGAAGAAAAAACAGAAAGCTAAGTGAGTAA
- a CDS encoding TetR/AcrR family transcriptional regulator, which yields MCAKERLPADVRKKEIREAAKKVFLKKGFGSTTMEDVIAATGMSKGGVYRHYKSTAEMLYDLMLDGNEYRSYLSEDFMRKHEGISVEDLAIEIAVMKMLDPNEYKSLYAMFLMEAEKNKKLQKLRDELIKESAKELRSFLHEHNLDKLIPLTSETGIAFLNAVIVSCEVLSVGKVFRKNKDFFRNIIRHYFSESEEKHNEPDKKIHQ from the coding sequence ATGTGTGCAAAAGAAAGGCTTCCGGCTGATGTCCGCAAAAAGGAAATCAGGGAGGCGGCAAAAAAGGTATTTTTAAAAAAAGGCTTCGGCAGTACCACAATGGAAGACGTTATCGCTGCAACGGGTATGAGCAAGGGCGGGGTTTACCGGCACTACAAAAGCACGGCAGAAATGCTCTATGACCTTATGCTTGACGGCAACGAATACCGCTCCTATCTTTCCGAAGACTTTATGCGCAAGCATGAGGGAATTTCTGTCGAAGACCTTGCAATCGAAATTGCCGTTATGAAAATGCTTGACCCCAACGAGTACAAATCCTTATATGCCATGTTTTTAATGGAAGCGGAAAAAAATAAAAAACTTCAAAAATTACGCGATGAACTTATAAAAGAATCTGCAAAGGAATTACGCTCATTTTTACATGAACATAACTTGGATAAACTCATACCCCTAACAAGCGAAACGGGTATAGCTTTTCTAAATGCCGTCATCGTATCATGCGAAGTCCTATCGGTGGGTAAGGTTTTTAGAAAAAACAAAGATTTTTTTAGAAACATAATTCGTCATTATTTTAGTGAATCAGAGGAGAAACACAATGAACCTGATAAAAAAATACATCAGTAA
- a CDS encoding ABC transporter ATP-binding protein encodes MNLIKKYISKNKGMYAASIFCALLEVAMGLITYITLAGAAAALIEGNRDMQFYTKAAGIILICFTLKEIFAAISTSISHRATFSALKDIRKDISDKMFKMPLGDILDISSGKLKNILVEQVDSMETTLAHLVPEMTANIAGPVILLVYMFILDWRLGLLSLVPLVIGMMFMKTTMKSYGTNYAESVKINQGMNSAVVEYINGIEVIKTFNQNEKSYKKYSDAVYNNASFYYKWMKQCMVGVSAYRTICPMMLLTILPFGVLFYLNNSITPVNLITIIILSFGTIENIIAATNALDDLARINTITGEINGILESKELVHAETRAEIPNYNIEFKNVEFSYKDGKKILNGLNLLLKEKQITAIVGPSGSGKSTIIRLIAGFWDTTAGRLSIGGTDIRAPLKTYFLVYLFIILVAFL; translated from the coding sequence ATGAACCTGATAAAAAAATACATCAGTAAAAACAAGGGTATGTATGCAGCTTCCATATTCTGCGCCTTGCTAGAAGTCGCTATGGGACTTATTACATACATCACTTTGGCGGGAGCAGCTGCCGCTCTTATCGAAGGCAATAGAGATATGCAGTTTTACACAAAGGCAGCAGGAATTATTTTGATCTGCTTTACGTTAAAAGAAATCTTTGCGGCAATTTCTACATCAATATCGCACAGAGCAACTTTTTCTGCATTGAAGGATATACGCAAAGATATTTCGGACAAGATGTTTAAGATGCCCTTAGGCGACATTCTCGACATCTCATCGGGAAAGCTTAAAAATATTCTTGTCGAACAAGTCGATTCAATGGAAACAACATTGGCTCATCTTGTTCCCGAAATGACGGCAAACATTGCAGGCCCCGTCATTCTGTTAGTGTATATGTTTATTTTGGATTGGAGACTGGGGCTTCTTTCTCTTGTGCCTCTTGTTATCGGCATGATGTTTATGAAAACCACAATGAAATCATACGGAACAAATTATGCCGAATCGGTAAAAATAAATCAGGGAATGAACAGTGCCGTAGTCGAATACATCAACGGTATCGAAGTTATAAAAACCTTCAATCAAAATGAAAAGTCATACAAAAAATACAGCGATGCAGTCTACAACAATGCTTCATTTTATTATAAGTGGATGAAGCAGTGTATGGTCGGCGTTTCGGCATACCGAACTATCTGCCCTATGATGCTCTTAACAATTTTACCCTTCGGCGTTTTATTCTATTTAAATAATTCGATTACGCCTGTTAACCTTATCACGATAATTATCCTTTCATTCGGTACAATCGAAAATATTATTGCAGCAACAAATGCTTTGGATGACCTTGCACGCATAAACACCATTACAGGAGAAATAAACGGAATCTTGGAGTCAAAAGAATTGGTTCATGCAGAGACGAGGGCAGAGATTCCAAATTATAATATAGAATTTAAAAATGTGGAGTTTTCATACAAGGACGGCAAAAAAATATTGAACGGCTTAAATCTTTTATTAAAAGAAAAACAAATTACCGCCATCGTCGGCCCTTCGGGTTCGGGAAAGTCAACCATCATAAGACTCATTGCAGGCTTTTGGGATACAACGGCAGGCAGGCTCAGCATCGGCGGTACGGACATAAGGGCACCTCTAAAAACCTATTTTTTAGTGTACCTATTTATTATTTTAGTAGCTTTTTTATAA
- a CDS encoding IS5 family transposase — MKQKGLFDEEDRLRVLSKLGDSLEKLNEKINWEIFKPLLKKALTKESKGLGGRPAYDYVMMFKIIILQKLYNISDDQTEYQINDRLSFMRFLGLELKDKVPDSKTIWLFKEKLIEARVSKKLFEKFGKELARNNLIGKEGTIIDATIVEAPIQHNSKDENEQIKNGKIPEQWQEKQNKAKLSQKDCDARWTKKHKRNYYGYKDHIKIDKKSKLILKATVTAANVHDSRELKNLIEREDERLYADSAYIGEEIDRILKAKGIEGQICERGARGKPLSKKQKIGNRKKSKIRARVEHVFGFMTNSMKGIYVRTIGLARATFSIIMMNLTYNLCRYCYLKK; from the coding sequence ATGAAACAAAAAGGATTATTTGATGAAGAAGATCGTTTAAGAGTATTAAGCAAGTTAGGAGATAGTCTTGAAAAATTAAACGAAAAAATAAATTGGGAAATATTCAAACCCCTATTAAAAAAAGCATTAACCAAAGAGTCAAAAGGTTTAGGCGGAAGACCTGCATACGATTATGTAATGATGTTTAAAATAATAATCTTACAAAAATTATACAACATAAGTGATGATCAAACGGAATATCAAATAAACGATCGGCTATCCTTTATGAGATTTTTAGGATTGGAATTAAAAGATAAAGTACCCGATTCAAAAACAATATGGCTTTTTAAAGAAAAACTCATTGAAGCGAGAGTATCAAAAAAGTTATTTGAAAAGTTTGGAAAAGAATTAGCTAGGAATAACTTAATAGGAAAAGAGGGAACGATAATAGATGCGACAATAGTAGAAGCTCCGATACAGCATAACAGCAAAGATGAAAATGAACAAATTAAAAACGGAAAAATTCCTGAACAATGGCAAGAAAAACAAAATAAGGCAAAATTATCGCAAAAAGACTGTGATGCGAGGTGGACAAAGAAGCATAAACGTAATTATTACGGTTATAAAGATCATATAAAAATAGATAAAAAAAGTAAGCTTATATTGAAAGCGACGGTAACAGCAGCCAATGTTCATGATAGTAGAGAGTTAAAAAATTTGATTGAAAGGGAAGATGAAAGATTATACGCAGATAGTGCCTATATAGGAGAAGAAATAGACAGGATTTTAAAAGCGAAAGGAATAGAAGGGCAAATTTGTGAAAGAGGAGCAAGAGGGAAACCTCTTAGTAAAAAACAAAAAATCGGTAACAGAAAAAAATCAAAAATACGGGCGAGAGTCGAACATGTATTTGGCTTTATGACAAACTCAATGAAAGGTATATATGTAAGAACGATAGGATTAGCTCGTGCAACATTTTCGATAATAATGATGAACTTAACATACAACTTATGCCGATATTGCTATCTAAAGAAATAA